The Rhodamnia argentea isolate NSW1041297 chromosome 7, ASM2092103v1, whole genome shotgun sequence genome contains the following window.
CTCATGCTCAAGTCCATCAAGGCTAGGCCCTGGTCCTTGGCACCCAAGCCTACCATCGATATGGGACTGTGCTTAGGCATGTGGGTTTAGTTTGACCTAGTGTCTCAAGCACGGGCACTAGTGTTTTGGCCTTCGGCCTCGATGAACCTGGGTAGGGGCATCAAAGTCTTAGGCCCGACCTCGATGGACTAGGGCCTAGGCGTCGGAACCTAGCTACGTTGCCAAGGGCCTAGGAAAGAGCGTTGGGTTTCTCTTACCCAAACACATAGTTCCTAATTTAAGTGTTGATATCGATTCttttaaagaggaaatcattttcctaaactcGAGCTTTGgtaggaaaatatttgtttttgttgACTCATTTTCTATACGATCCAAACccttaaaatgagaaaaatatttaccaaaaaatgttttccaccaAATAAATTGAGTGAATCAACTAAAAACTCCTTTACTCGTCctccatatttaaaaattagtaCTTTCAAAGTTATCACACCGAagtgaaattttaatttatttccttTCCATACTTATTAATCCGCATCGAAATTAACATTTGCAAGAAATAATAGAGAAtctagacaaaaaaagaaaatctgcgAATCTCTACCGATATAATACGTAGTTATAAGTAACATCCACAATTATATTGTActatttttgtgaaatttctccacacgtgttaaaaaaaaagaaacaactaTTAAAATGTATGTAATTACACTCTTGTACGAGATAAAATTgttagaaaaaatatatttctccGCACATTAATATCGGTTTACCAAATTTGTGCTAATAAAAAACAatttaaagaaagtaatttctCCATTATATTGTTCGTGATGTCAATAACACATTTTGACTGTgttcgtttcgcaaaaaatgagatgtttatgaaaaatattttcaagaaatgacaatattttacGATATTTcgctgaaatttgaaaatgaattggaaaatatttttttttcatgtacaccttttaataattcttatttttagttattttttattttatttttaagaaattcaatttttatttttattttttttttttcttgttccttcttctttggccaAGCTTGGCCGAGCCACAGCCTAACGACCAgctaaagaagaagggaaaggaaaaaaaaagtaaagaaaaaagataaaaataaaatataaaagtcttgaattaaacaaaaaattaaaaagaaaaagattgcgAAGGAGTAGAGGAAAGAAATACGAGGGAAATCATCTCCTCAAAACGTTTTTTCGTGAATGAATAATGTCTTTCTTGATTTATTTCGTAAATCATatgtcgaattttttttaatgaagttatttttcgtCAAACTAACGGTATTTCATATTTCATTCACACGTGTGTCATACTAAAAGCACAATCACATCATGTCAAGCCTTCTTTTATTCCGAGCGTTCGGGCGTCCAAGCGCAGAAGCAGAACAAGGACACTTTTTCGGTCTAGTTCCTCCTCTACACTTCAGTGAACCGGACGGACCGATTACCATCATTTGAACCGGCCAAACCCTCTTTTCTCTCGAGCGTCAGCCCCCCTCGTTCAAAACCCTCGTTCATCACTTCTCTCTTccacttcctctctcttcctctctctctctcttcatcgcTGCCCTTCGTCGCCGCGAGATCAATGGCGTCCTCGGCGCGCAAAGGCGGAGTCTCCCTCCCCGACAAGCGGAACCCTAAGagcgggggcggcggcggcggcttcgGGAGCAGCATCATTTCCAGAATCTCGGAGTCGCAGATCGTCGCCACGGGGAAGCGGGCGGCGGGCGACGCGACGTTCGTGACGAAGAAGCTCCTGAAGAGCACGGGGAAGGCCGCTTGGATCGCCGGCACCACcttcctcgtcctcgtcgtGCCCCTCATCATCGAGATGGACCGCGAGCAGCAGCTCAACGAGCTCGAGCTCCAGCAGGCCAGCCTCCTCGGCACTCCTCCCGTCGGACAGAAATGAAAGAGTGTGGTAACAGTTCCGGTCCCTCTTAGATTTGTTGCTGGTGTGAATTTGTTGCACTACCGGGGCTGGGATTTCGAGCTTTCGCTTCCTTTTTCCAATATAATTGTAGTCGTAGCCATTGGACAATGGTCGTCTTAATCAGTGTAATTTCTGGAATTTTGTTAGTTCAATAAGATTTCGAGATAAGATTTGGCGATTATTAGTTCTGTTGAAGTGGTATGAcctctttgttttcctttcttcttttgtcaattttgcagTGTATTCGAAGTTTATATGCTCGTCTTGCATGTCCAGGTTTCTACTTTATGCCTAAATTGAGCAGTACTATGTAGGCCGAGACGCGTTCTTTGCCTAGGATTCTTAGAATTTAGTTAATTCTAAGTTCGCAATAATTCTAAAGGATGGACCTATTCAATTTCTCATTGGCATGGATTCGTGCCTTCAAGAATTCCCTGTTAGTTCTTCTGTGTTACTCATAGCATGACATTGCTTTTGGATGGGGTGCTTTTGATAAAAGAGAAGCCATCAGGCTGATTACTGGGGAAACAGAGACGAAAGGAAAAGGACGAATCAAGAGCACATCGTGTTTTGCAGGAGGAATTATAAGGTTAAGACGAATGAAATGTAATTCACTATATCGTCAAAATATACAGCCTTTCGAGAGATTTAATCTTACTTCAATAGGTTGGGACGGGTTTGGAGGAAGGAGGATATTATTCTTAGTTTTAATCCTCTCCTTTGCTATGGCAAATCCAACAAGGTGTAGATTGTTATGGATCCAAATTTGGATTGTTTTTGTGTTAGGATAGATTCatagttgggtttttttttggaggAATGACTCCATATGTAGAAAATAGAAGTCGAAGACATACTTATTTTCATATCCTCTAC
Protein-coding sequences here:
- the LOC115729553 gene encoding mitochondrial import receptor subunit TOM9-2-like translates to MASSARKGGVSLPDKRNPKSGGGGGGFGSSIISRISESQIVATGKRAAGDATFVTKKLLKSTGKAAWIAGTTFLVLVVPLIIEMDREQQLNELELQQASLLGTPPVGQK